The proteins below are encoded in one region of Sphingobium sp. CR2-8:
- a CDS encoding SDR family oxidoreductase, whose amino-acid sequence MKIAVVTGGAQGIGKGITQTLLAQGWRVAVLDQDAEAVRDLSNEMPTDKLIAIRADVASERDVEKAFDKITDWTNATEEAQGIDLLVSNAGLANPVSGPIEKLELKKWQAWQDSHVTGAFLMVRAAVPLLRQRKGVIVVMASTRAVQSEPDTEAYAAAKGALCALTHALAISLGPDIRVNAILPGWIESRPWAKAEVREAVEHRAIDRDQHPVGRVGEPSDIAATVLFLASEGAGFITGQQIAVDGGMTRKMIYAH is encoded by the coding sequence ATGAAGATAGCGGTGGTCACTGGCGGTGCTCAGGGCATCGGCAAAGGTATCACCCAGACATTATTGGCGCAGGGCTGGAGAGTAGCGGTGCTGGACCAGGATGCCGAAGCAGTGCGCGATCTTTCCAATGAGATGCCGACCGACAAGCTTATTGCGATCCGGGCAGACGTTGCCAGCGAGCGCGACGTCGAAAAGGCGTTCGATAAAATTACGGACTGGACCAACGCTACGGAAGAGGCGCAGGGTATCGATCTGCTCGTCTCCAATGCGGGCCTTGCCAATCCGGTCAGCGGTCCGATCGAAAAACTGGAGCTAAAGAAATGGCAGGCGTGGCAGGACAGCCATGTGACGGGTGCTTTTCTGATGGTGCGCGCTGCCGTCCCGCTCCTGCGCCAGCGTAAAGGCGTAATTGTGGTCATGGCGTCGACCCGCGCGGTCCAATCGGAACCCGATACGGAGGCCTATGCTGCGGCCAAAGGCGCGCTCTGCGCCTTGACCCATGCGCTGGCGATCAGTCTTGGCCCCGACATCCGCGTCAATGCTATCCTACCCGGCTGGATTGAAAGCCGCCCTTGGGCCAAAGCAGAGGTGCGCGAAGCGGTGGAGCATCGCGCGATCGACCGGGATCAGCATCCGGTCGGCCGCGTCGGCGAACCGTCCGACATCGCGGCGACCGTCCTGTTTCTGGCGTCCGAAGGTGCGGGGTTCATCACGGGGCAGCAGATCGCCGTCGATGGCGGCATGACCCGAAAGATGATCTACGCGCATTGA
- a CDS encoding aldehyde dehydrogenase family protein: MGVVNLVATGRDASDHLIRNSGIDKVTSTGSTMAGERIGVQRPVSLTRP, encoded by the coding sequence GTGGGCGTCGTCAACTTGGTCGCGACCGGGCGCGATGCGTCCGATCATCTGATCCGCAATTCGGGCATCGACAAGGTCACATCTACCGGATCGACCATGGCAGGCGAGCGGATCGGCGTTCAGCGCCCGGTAAGTCTGACCCGGCCATAG
- the istB gene encoding IS21-like element helper ATPase IstB, producing MHSLGLAGMAAAWRDIAEQDTAGDLTRDEWLGLMLDREIATRADRRLTNRLASAKLRFVDACVENIDFGAHRGLDRRNILSLAQGAWLKANENLIITGQTGTGKTWLGCAVGRQAARQDHSVLYLRMPRLFEDLALARLDGRFPRVVDKLARVQLLILDDWGTHSLNDQQRLDLLEIFEERYRRRSTLITAQLPVAAWHEMIGEPTIADAILDRIVHNAHRITLKGDSMRRQKAPHGLTQDANIEITQP from the coding sequence ATGCATAGCCTGGGGCTAGCAGGCATGGCGGCCGCATGGCGCGACATTGCCGAGCAGGACACCGCTGGCGATCTGACCCGAGACGAATGGCTCGGGCTCATGCTTGACCGCGAGATCGCCACTCGCGCCGATCGACGGCTGACCAATCGTCTTGCCAGCGCGAAACTGCGCTTTGTCGACGCCTGTGTCGAAAATATCGACTTCGGGGCGCACCGCGGACTGGATCGCCGCAATATCCTCTCTCTCGCACAGGGCGCCTGGCTCAAGGCAAATGAGAATCTCATTATCACCGGCCAAACCGGCACGGGAAAAACGTGGCTGGGATGTGCGGTCGGGCGACAGGCAGCGCGCCAGGATCACTCCGTCTTATATCTGCGCATGCCGCGACTCTTCGAGGATCTTGCTCTTGCGCGCCTCGACGGTCGCTTCCCACGCGTCGTTGACAAGCTTGCCCGCGTTCAGCTGCTCATTCTGGACGACTGGGGTACCCATAGCCTCAACGATCAGCAACGCCTTGATCTACTCGAAATCTTCGAGGAACGGTATCGCCGTAGATCCACACTCATCACCGCCCAGCTCCCGGTGGCGGCCTGGCACGAAATGATCGGCGAGCCCACGATCGCCGATGCTATCCTCGACCGCATCGTCCACAATGCCCATCGCATCACGCTAAAAGGTGACAGCATGCGGCGACAAAAAGCTCCGCATGGCTTGACCCAGGACGCAAATATCGAAATCACTCAACCATGA
- the istA gene encoding IS21 family transposase produces the protein MPRRKQTRRTDVKDMRSILRLTYDQGLSVRAVSERLKLSKTTVSTYLLRAREAGLTGWPLPAGYDDDTAIERLVFRRVGRPPQDLGEPDWPVVAREIKRKGVTLVLLWQEYRAAHPNGYGYTWFCDRFLSFQRRTHVSFRNRHEAGAVLQTDYAGQTVPLIDPVTGVITQAQIFVAVLGASSFTFAMASLSQQLPDWIDAQCRALAFVGGVPRAIVCDNLKAGVAKALWFEPTLSATFAAMAEHYDTTILPTRSRRPRDKGKVEGAVLIVERWILARLRNRRFFSLADLNAAIADLLVDLNDRPMRHVGKSRRAIFDEIERTALAALPTSVFEYAEWKRAKVHPDYHVEVDKTFYSVPHGLIGRQVDIRLTHRVVEIFYDHARVASHMRTSQRRGHVTVNEHMPKAHQRYANISPASLIERARKTGPNTATFVERLMVDKPHPEQGYRSAMGILSLARRYERNRLEAACDRALVIGAVTYSSVNAILKAGLDKIQPATGPLKPTPAHGNIRGGSYYQ, from the coding sequence ATGCCAAGGCGGAAGCAGACGAGACGAACCGACGTGAAGGACATGCGATCGATCCTCCGGCTGACCTACGATCAGGGTTTGTCGGTACGGGCCGTGTCAGAGCGGCTGAAGCTTAGCAAGACGACGGTGTCGACCTATTTACTGCGGGCGCGCGAGGCTGGGCTGACAGGCTGGCCGTTGCCGGCCGGCTACGACGATGACACAGCGATCGAACGGTTGGTGTTCCGCCGTGTCGGCCGCCCTCCTCAGGATCTGGGCGAGCCGGACTGGCCAGTGGTTGCGCGGGAGATCAAGCGCAAGGGCGTGACGCTGGTTTTGCTGTGGCAGGAATATCGGGCTGCCCATCCCAACGGCTATGGCTATACTTGGTTTTGCGATCGGTTCCTGTCCTTCCAGCGGCGGACCCATGTCAGCTTTCGCAATCGGCATGAGGCTGGAGCTGTCCTGCAAACCGATTATGCTGGGCAGACTGTGCCGCTGATCGATCCTGTGACCGGCGTCATCACCCAGGCACAGATCTTCGTAGCGGTGCTGGGTGCTTCATCCTTCACCTTCGCAATGGCTAGCTTGAGCCAGCAGTTGCCGGACTGGATCGACGCGCAGTGCCGGGCATTGGCCTTTGTTGGCGGCGTTCCGCGCGCGATCGTGTGCGACAATCTGAAAGCGGGCGTTGCCAAAGCGCTATGGTTCGAGCCCACGCTCAGCGCGACCTTTGCGGCGATGGCCGAGCATTACGATACGACGATCCTGCCTACCCGGAGCCGGCGGCCGCGCGACAAAGGAAAGGTCGAGGGCGCAGTGTTGATCGTGGAGCGCTGGATCCTGGCGCGGCTGCGCAATCGGCGCTTCTTCAGTCTGGCGGATCTCAATGCCGCGATCGCAGACTTGCTGGTTGATCTCAATGATCGGCCCATGCGCCATGTCGGCAAATCCCGTCGCGCAATCTTTGACGAGATCGAACGGACGGCATTGGCAGCGTTACCTACGTCGGTGTTCGAATATGCCGAGTGGAAACGCGCCAAGGTCCATCCTGATTATCATGTCGAGGTCGACAAGACCTTTTACTCCGTGCCGCACGGACTGATCGGTCGGCAGGTCGATATCCGCCTGACGCATCGAGTAGTCGAGATCTTCTACGATCATGCGCGGGTCGCCAGCCATATGCGGACATCGCAGCGCCGTGGGCACGTTACCGTGAATGAGCACATGCCCAAAGCGCATCAGCGCTACGCGAATATATCGCCAGCGAGCCTGATCGAGCGCGCCAGGAAAACGGGTCCTAACACAGCGACGTTCGTGGAAAGGCTGATGGTCGACAAGCCGCATCCCGAGCAGGGCTATCGCTCCGCCATGGGCATCCTCTCGTTGGCCCGGCGCTACGAACGCAATCGGCTTGAAGCCGCCTGCGATCGGGCGCTGGTGATCGGCGCTGTCACCTACTCATCCGTCAACGCCATCCTCAAGGCCGGGCTCGACAAGATCCAGCCGGCAACGGGGCCACTCAAACCGACACCGGCGCACGGCAACATCCGTGGTGGGTCCTATTATCAATGA
- the tnpC gene encoding IS66 family transposase, which produces MGNEAQAEIDSLRERLAAAEAVAAEVARIKAINADLEARNALLELQNEKMRRTLFGQRSERTRHLLDQMELTFEEYETAASEDELLAALAAAKTNVAPFERKRPARKPLPEHLPRERVVIAAPDACPCCGSDRLCKLGEDITETLEVVPRQWKVVQTVREKFSCRDCEKITQPPAPFHVTPRGLFGPSFLAMLLFEKFGAHQPLNRQRDRYAREGVELSLSTLADQVGTCAAALMPLYLLIEAHVLAAERLHGDDTTVPVLAKTKTDTGRIWTYVRDDRPFGGPAPPAAIFHYSRDRRGEHPVSHLRSWRGILQADAYAGYNALFHGDRLPSPLTRALCWSHARRYFFELADIATQLKKRRKKAPVISPLAVEAVRRIDAIFDIERAINGRSAQERLALRQELSAPLVANLEEWMRENRSKLSKNSDVAEAMDYMLKAWPAFTAFLGDGRICLTNNAAERALRGIALGRKSWLFAGSDRGGQRTAFMLSLIGTAKLSDIDPQAWLADVLARIADIPQNRLHELLPWNWRAAEDKREAA; this is translated from the coding sequence ATGGGGAACGAGGCACAAGCAGAGATCGACAGCCTTCGCGAGCGGCTTGCCGCCGCCGAGGCTGTCGCCGCTGAAGTCGCCCGCATCAAGGCCATCAACGCCGACCTGGAAGCCCGTAACGCCCTTCTCGAACTGCAGAACGAGAAGATGCGCCGCACCCTTTTTGGCCAGCGCTCCGAGCGCACGCGGCATCTGCTCGACCAGATGGAACTGACCTTCGAGGAGTACGAGACCGCTGCCAGCGAAGATGAGCTTCTGGCTGCCCTAGCAGCGGCGAAGACCAACGTCGCACCGTTTGAACGCAAGCGGCCCGCCCGCAAGCCCTTGCCCGAACATCTGCCACGCGAACGCGTCGTCATCGCCGCGCCCGATGCCTGCCCCTGCTGCGGCTCGGATCGGCTGTGCAAGCTGGGTGAGGATATCACCGAGACGCTCGAGGTTGTGCCGCGACAGTGGAAGGTGGTTCAGACCGTGCGGGAGAAATTCTCCTGCCGGGATTGTGAGAAGATCACCCAACCGCCGGCGCCTTTCCACGTCACGCCCCGCGGGCTCTTTGGCCCCAGCTTCCTGGCGATGCTGCTGTTCGAGAAGTTCGGCGCGCATCAGCCGCTCAACCGCCAGCGTGACCGCTACGCCCGCGAGGGCGTGGAGCTGAGCCTTTCGACCCTGGCCGATCAGGTCGGCACCTGCGCCGCCGCGCTGATGCCGCTCTATCTGTTGATCGAGGCGCATGTCCTGGCCGCAGAGCGGCTGCATGGCGATGATACGACGGTGCCAGTGCTGGCCAAGACCAAGACCGATACAGGCCGGATCTGGACCTATGTTCGGGATGATCGACCTTTTGGCGGACCGGCACCGCCCGCAGCGATCTTCCATTATTCCCGCGACCGGCGAGGCGAGCATCCTGTGAGCCATCTGCGTAGTTGGAGAGGCATTCTCCAGGCCGATGCCTATGCCGGATATAATGCCCTGTTCCATGGCGACCGCCTGCCGTCGCCGCTGACCCGCGCCCTTTGCTGGAGCCACGCGCGCCGCTATTTCTTCGAGCTGGCCGATATCGCCACCCAGCTCAAGAAGCGCCGCAAGAAAGCACCCGTCATCTCGCCGCTGGCGGTGGAGGCGGTCCGCCGTATCGACGCGATCTTCGACATCGAGCGCGCCATCAACGGCAGATCGGCTCAGGAGCGTCTCGCCCTTCGGCAGGAACTCAGCGCGCCGCTGGTTGCCAATCTGGAAGAATGGATGCGCGAGAACCGGTCAAAGCTATCGAAGAACAGCGATGTGGCCGAGGCCATGGATTACATGCTCAAGGCATGGCCTGCATTTACCGCCTTCCTCGGTGACGGCCGCATCTGCCTGACGAACAACGCGGCGGAACGGGCGCTCAGAGGTATAGCCCTGGGCAGAAAATCATGGCTATTCGCCGGTTCAGACCGCGGAGGCCAGCGCACTGCCTTCATGCTGAGCCTTATCGGCACGGCAAAGCTCAGCGACATCGATCCGCAGGCTTGGCTCGCCGACGTCCTCGCGCGCATCGCCGACATCCCCCAGAACCGTCTCCACGAACTGCTGCCATGGAATTGGCGCGCCGCCGAAGATAAACGCGAAGCCGCCTGA
- a CDS encoding DUF1543 domain-containing protein — MKLFAIYIGGEHPAAHIEIHDVRFIVAPSLKATHDALRRQWWGTPGTLHIDCWAEIDHADGYDVQLKPEPYKGRERLFS; from the coding sequence ATGAAGCTGTTCGCAATTTACATTGGCGGCGAACATCCTGCCGCTCACATAGAAATTCATGATGTTCGGTTCATAGTGGCACCATCTTTGAAAGCGACGCATGATGCGCTTCGTCGCCAGTGGTGGGGCACGCCTGGCACGCTCCATATCGACTGCTGGGCCGAGATCGACCATGCGGACGGTTATGACGTCCAGCTGAAGCCGGAGCCATATAAGGGGCGTGAACGACTCTTTTCGTGA
- the tnpB gene encoding IS66 family insertion sequence element accessory protein TnpB, producing MPERRITKPNLDPVPNPVRDLAESLSRIYRNACPRFSEITVRDFPKHAIIWHDGVGMSLYSKRLERGKYIWPSAVDGVIAISPSQMACMLEAIDWRNPQATWRPTLAG from the coding sequence ATGCCAGAGCGGCGCATCACAAAACCTAACCTTGATCCTGTCCCAAACCCTGTCCGGGATTTAGCGGAATCACTGTCCCGTATTTACCGAAATGCCTGTCCGCGATTTAGTGAAATAACTGTCCGGGATTTTCCGAAACACGCAATCATTTGGCATGATGGCGTCGGCATGTCGCTTTATTCGAAGCGTCTTGAGCGCGGGAAGTATATCTGGCCTTCGGCCGTGGACGGCGTGATTGCCATCTCCCCCTCGCAGATGGCTTGCATGCTAGAGGCGATCGACTGGCGTAATCCGCAGGCCACATGGCGCCCGACATTGGCCGGATAA
- the tnpB gene encoding IS66 family insertion sequence element accessory protein TnpB (TnpB, as the term is used for proteins encoded by IS66 family insertion elements, is considered an accessory protein, since TnpC, encoded by a neighboring gene, is a DDE family transposase.) yields the protein MIPVPSGVRIWIATGQTDMRRGMRSLALQVQQSFGCDPFAGDLYIFRGRRGDLCKIIWCVFRKSRTAASLNPGQALQ from the coding sequence GTGATCCCTGTTCCGTCCGGCGTTCGGATATGGATTGCAACGGGGCAGACGGACATGCGGCGCGGCATGCGCAGCCTGGCCTTGCAGGTGCAGCAGAGTTTCGGATGTGATCCCTTCGCTGGCGATCTGTACATTTTCAGGGGCCGGCGTGGCGACCTTTGCAAGATCATTTGGTGCGTATTTCGCAAAAGCCGGACAGCTGCTTCGTTAAATCCCGGACAAGCGCTTCAGTAA
- a CDS encoding DEAD/DEAH box helicase, with product MSVSRGIGETALMLLDALREGDLLYLADDEQDAELVACALMSFAPDNHVVFLPLSDTLPGDSARASPSNIGKRVAALRHLRRLAEDPKRRPLATIISGEGAARLYADPAAFDAAPPSLRVGEPIDPTNFAAEMERLGYIADDRVDEPGEVAVRGEVIDIFPADAGLPARIDIADGRVVGIRRYDPITQRTQEPCEMLEIGRAAEPESERKVTILAHLRPGRLYVSAKAEQRRARFIRLATDATSKAGSAIDAASQSLWAKDLAAWRSGDPADFAVSPILRFAEQRSPLSALKRFAAPHLQQGKRLLLVGSERDVRFLRPKIAKTFKAALEAVDSVAAVDTLAPGAIAALVAPIDRGAVGSELMMIAAADLLGSRAIIGSAQNSVAAGLAQAGGDIRAGDLIVHEDHGVARVLGLEPVAGNTDAELIALEYANGARRLVPCQEAGLLWRYGADGDAVRLDKLDGSTWEKRRGAIDEAVAQSARDLLRLARERADVKAAVIEPDSAAYERFVASFPFNETADQARAIQAVRDDLASGRPMDRLVIGDVGYGKTEVALRAAALAALAGYQVILAAPTTVLVRQHIETFQRRFADTGVVVAGLSRLSSAAEKKAAKAGLADGSIGIFIGTAAVMAKDIRYARLGLVIIDEEQRFGAADKARLRGCADLHLLAMSATPIPRTLHRAMIGLQQMSVIATPPARRQPIRTSLASPDDMMIRTALLRERSRGGQSFVVVPRIEDLAPLAERLARIVPDLALIEAHGKMPVAAIDDAMVRFGGGEGDVLLATNIIEAGLDVPRANTMIVWRADRFGLAQLHQLRGRVGRGNRRGQVILLTEAGEIAERTMKRLRTLATYDRLGAGFAISAADLDQRGAGDPLADTQAGHMKLIGVDLYQHLFEAALKEARGEDAGLWTPELNLGIAGGLPSDWIPDPDVRLGLYVRLSRLVDEAALSALEEEMADRFGPLPSAAERLIDANRIAILARVAGIARVDAGPAAIALTPRRAARDIGKCAELSKKDGRWLLKEQTDDTDRLARVTSLLESIGA from the coding sequence ATGAGCGTGTCTCGGGGAATTGGCGAGACCGCACTCATGCTGCTTGATGCGCTGCGGGAAGGCGATTTGCTTTATCTGGCCGATGACGAGCAGGACGCCGAATTGGTGGCATGTGCTCTTATGTCCTTTGCACCTGATAATCATGTCGTCTTCTTGCCATTGAGCGACACCTTGCCGGGCGACAGCGCGCGTGCGTCCCCTTCCAACATCGGGAAACGTGTTGCTGCCTTGCGGCATCTGCGGCGGCTTGCAGAGGACCCCAAGCGCCGTCCTCTTGCAACCATCATAAGCGGCGAAGGGGCCGCGCGGCTTTATGCGGACCCTGCTGCCTTCGACGCCGCGCCCCCCAGCCTGCGGGTTGGCGAACCGATCGATCCGACCAACTTCGCCGCTGAAATGGAAAGGCTGGGTTATATCGCCGACGATCGCGTAGATGAACCCGGCGAAGTGGCGGTGCGCGGCGAGGTCATCGATATCTTTCCGGCCGATGCCGGGCTGCCGGCGCGGATCGATATCGCCGATGGGCGCGTCGTCGGTATCCGCCGCTATGATCCAATCACGCAGCGTACGCAGGAGCCGTGCGAGATGCTGGAGATTGGTCGCGCGGCCGAACCAGAGTCGGAGCGGAAAGTCACCATATTAGCCCACCTGCGGCCAGGGCGACTTTACGTCTCGGCAAAGGCCGAGCAGCGTCGCGCACGCTTCATTCGCCTGGCCACCGACGCCACCAGCAAAGCCGGTTCAGCGATTGATGCCGCATCCCAGTCACTATGGGCAAAGGATCTTGCAGCCTGGCGTTCAGGTGATCCGGCAGATTTCGCGGTATCGCCGATTCTACGCTTTGCGGAGCAGCGCTCACCCCTATCAGCACTGAAGCGCTTTGCGGCACCGCATTTACAGCAGGGTAAACGCCTGCTGCTTGTTGGCAGCGAGCGGGACGTCCGTTTTCTCCGGCCCAAGATCGCCAAGACATTCAAAGCCGCGCTCGAGGCCGTCGATTCGGTCGCGGCTGTCGATACGCTTGCGCCGGGCGCGATAGCTGCGCTGGTTGCGCCGATCGACCGGGGCGCTGTTGGCAGTGAGCTGATGATGATTGCTGCCGCCGATCTGCTGGGTAGCCGGGCGATCATAGGCTCAGCGCAAAACAGCGTGGCCGCCGGGCTTGCCCAGGCGGGCGGCGACATTCGTGCAGGCGATCTGATCGTGCATGAGGATCATGGGGTCGCGCGCGTGCTGGGCCTCGAGCCGGTTGCCGGTAATACCGACGCGGAACTGATCGCGCTTGAATATGCCAATGGTGCCCGGCGGCTCGTTCCGTGCCAGGAGGCGGGCCTTTTATGGCGTTATGGCGCTGATGGCGATGCGGTGCGGCTCGACAAGCTGGATGGATCGACCTGGGAAAAGCGGCGCGGGGCGATTGACGAGGCGGTGGCCCAAAGCGCGCGCGATCTTCTTCGATTGGCGCGGGAGAGGGCCGATGTCAAAGCCGCCGTCATAGAACCTGACAGCGCTGCTTATGAACGATTCGTGGCCAGCTTCCCTTTCAACGAAACGGCGGATCAGGCGCGGGCGATCCAGGCGGTAAGGGACGACCTGGCCAGCGGACGGCCGATGGATCGCCTGGTGATCGGCGATGTCGGCTATGGCAAGACGGAGGTCGCCCTGCGTGCCGCCGCGCTTGCCGCCCTTGCAGGCTATCAAGTCATTTTGGCCGCGCCCACGACGGTTCTCGTTCGGCAACATATCGAAACGTTCCAGCGACGCTTTGCCGATACGGGCGTGGTCGTCGCTGGCCTGTCGCGCCTGTCGAGTGCGGCGGAGAAGAAGGCGGCGAAGGCCGGGCTGGCGGACGGGTCCATCGGTATCTTCATCGGCACGGCTGCGGTGATGGCGAAGGATATACGCTATGCCCGATTGGGGCTTGTCATCATCGACGAAGAACAGCGCTTCGGCGCGGCCGATAAGGCACGGCTGCGGGGATGCGCCGACCTTCATCTGCTGGCGATGAGCGCGACGCCCATCCCCCGGACGTTGCACCGTGCGATGATCGGCCTGCAACAGATGTCGGTGATCGCGACGCCGCCCGCCCGTCGCCAGCCGATCCGGACGAGCCTTGCCAGCCCCGACGATATGATGATCAGGACGGCGCTTCTGCGTGAACGGTCGCGTGGGGGACAGAGCTTTGTCGTCGTGCCCCGTATCGAAGATCTCGCGCCCCTGGCCGAACGGCTGGCGCGGATCGTGCCGGACCTCGCGCTGATTGAAGCGCATGGCAAGATGCCGGTGGCCGCCATCGACGACGCCATGGTCCGCTTTGGCGGTGGCGAAGGCGATGTCCTGCTCGCGACCAACATCATCGAGGCGGGGTTGGACGTGCCGCGCGCCAACACGATGATTGTCTGGCGCGCCGACCGCTTCGGCCTTGCCCAGCTTCATCAGTTGCGCGGGCGGGTGGGCCGCGGCAATCGCCGGGGTCAGGTCATTTTGCTGACCGAAGCGGGAGAGATTGCCGAACGTACGATGAAGCGGCTGCGCACGCTGGCGACCTATGACCGGCTGGGTGCGGGCTTTGCAATCAGCGCAGCCGATCTCGATCAACGGGGCGCTGGCGATCCGCTGGCCGACACGCAGGCGGGGCATATGAAGCTGATCGGGGTCGACCTCTATCAGCATCTGTTCGAAGCAGCGTTGAAAGAGGCGCGGGGCGAAGATGCTGGACTGTGGACACCCGAACTCAACCTGGGCATCGCGGGCGGCTTGCCATCGGACTGGATTCCCGATCCCGACGTCCGCCTGGGTCTCTATGTCAGGCTTTCGCGGCTTGTCGATGAAGCTGCCCTCAGCGCTTTGGAGGAGGAAATGGCGGATAGATTTGGTCCGCTGCCCTCCGCTGCCGAACGTCTGATCGATGCCAACAGAATTGCTATTCTCGCGCGGGTGGCCGGAATTGCACGCGTCGATGCAGGCCCGGCCGCGATAGCGCTGACGCCGCGTAGAGCCGCGCGAGATATTGGCAAATGTGCTGAGCTTTCCAAAAAAGACGGCCGCTGGCTTTTGAAGGAGCAGACCGACGACACTGATCGGCTTGCAAGAGTGACCAGCCTGCTCGAAAGCATAGGCGCTTAG
- the tnpA gene encoding IS66-like element accessory protein TnpA has product MSQITVISGPERRRVWTDQQKRELVAAVSAPGANVAEIARRADLRPNQIYRWRRQMGQAAQGFAEVQVQPDPMPVSGSAIIVEFERAVVRIPAGASPGLVSAVLRSVKP; this is encoded by the coding sequence ATGAGTCAGATCACGGTAATTTCGGGGCCGGAGCGGCGGCGGGTATGGACCGACCAGCAGAAGCGCGAACTGGTCGCGGCGGTTTCGGCGCCCGGTGCGAACGTGGCGGAGATTGCCCGCCGTGCCGATCTGCGGCCGAACCAGATCTACAGATGGCGGCGGCAGATGGGGCAGGCAGCCCAAGGCTTTGCAGAAGTGCAGGTGCAGCCCGATCCGATGCCAGTGAGCGGATCGGCGATCATCGTGGAGTTCGAACGGGCGGTCGTGCGTATCCCCGCTGGTGCTTCGCCCGGACTGGTGTCGGCAGTGCTGCGGTCGGTCAAGCCGTGA
- a CDS encoding DUF4197 domain-containing protein, producing the protein MEESFGLSDRRSLIATLALLPLAACATPMGRYTVEDAVRRLLELSSQRAFARLTEPGGFYDDQLTRIVTPDLGGGRGGAMLSALLRTNALRNRVSMALNDVAVDLADNATPIVMDAVHRMTLADAVSVLRGGPTAATDLLAREARGSVVEALLPGASRALRSDMFEMLTAALSAGGGRDYVTLADNVSGQIGDAIFRAIGREEAEIRRDPGATRDPILMALLR; encoded by the coding sequence ATGGAGGAATCATTCGGCCTTTCCGACAGGCGCAGCCTGATCGCGACATTGGCGCTGCTGCCGCTGGCCGCCTGTGCCACGCCGATGGGGCGTTATACGGTCGAGGATGCCGTGCGGCGGCTTCTCGAACTATCGAGCCAGCGCGCCTTTGCCCGATTGACCGAGCCGGGCGGTTTCTATGACGATCAGTTGACCCGCATCGTCACGCCTGATCTGGGCGGGGGCAGGGGCGGCGCCATGTTGTCGGCCCTGTTGCGTACGAACGCGCTACGCAACCGCGTGAGCATGGCGCTGAACGACGTGGCGGTCGACTTGGCCGACAATGCGACGCCGATCGTGATGGATGCAGTGCATCGCATGACGCTGGCCGATGCGGTGTCGGTGCTGCGCGGCGGGCCGACGGCGGCGACCGATCTGCTGGCACGCGAAGCGCGCGGTTCGGTGGTGGAGGCTCTGTTGCCAGGTGCGTCGCGCGCGCTGCGGTCGGACATGTTTGAAATGTTGACAGCGGCCCTCTCCGCTGGCGGGGGCAGGGATTATGTGACGTTGGCCGATAATGTGTCGGGCCAGATCGGCGACGCCATCTTCCGTGCGATCGGCCGCGAAGAAGCGGAGATTCGTCGCGATCCAGGCGCGACGCGTGATCCGATCCTGATGGCGCTGCTACGGTAA